The genomic interval gcagggctcGGCCCTCCCTGCCACACCCCCCGGGGCTGGCCAGAGAACACAGCCTCTCTGTCCGCTTAGGGTAACAATAAGGCTCCTCAGGGACCACCGCTCCCGGACAAACAGCCCCGACCACACCCAGCTGTTTATCGCACAGGCCGTGGAAAGAAAAGCAGCGCGGCCCCCACCCTtccccgcctccccgcctccccgggCAGCGGGCCTGCCCCTGCcacacacatgccacacacaGGCAGACACTCGGTCCACTGCGGAAACACACCCCAGGGGCCTGGCGATGGCCGGACAACAAAGCCGAGAGGCATGGAATCTGGAAAAGACCCGGTGCGGAGAGCTCTCTATTGAACACACAGAGGCTGCGCTCCGCTCTCCCACCCACTCCAGGGCCTCTCTGTCCCCCATTCCTTGGCCTTGGGCCCCGGCTCATTCCATTCCGAGGTCCTCCTTGGCCGCCAGTCATCAAGGGGACGGCTGCCTCCGTGCCGCCCACTCCAGGGCCTCAAGTTCAGTCCGCGGAGAGCCCCTGCCCGGCGCGGCCAGCCCGTGGGCCTCCTGGCCCGGCTCGCCCTGGCTCTCCTGGCGGCCAGTGCCCGCTgcagcccagcccctcctcacGGCTCCAGCTCCCGGGAGAGGCGGGACAGTTCCCGCTGGTTGTCGATGACCTTCAGCTGCTGGACGTAAGCCCAGGTGCTGGCTGGACTCCGGGTGCTCAGGGACTGCTCTGAGCCtaagtggggggagagggggggaggggtggtcggGGGGGGTGCACCGCGCACTTTGTAGagcccacccctcctcctccaagaagcGAATCAGCCTCCCTGCCCTCCGCCACCGAGCCTGCCACTTCCCACAGCCAATCTAGAAGACACCCCGCCCCCCCTGCTGGGGCAGAATAGCATGGTGGTCAAGGGCACAGGCTGGAGAAAACAGGCCCCCCCAATTGCATACAGTTTAATACCCCTTTTACTAAGTTCAAAAACAACTAAAACTAAAGAATATTTTGTTGTCATATATATATGAGGCATTTAaaagatgtatatgtatgtgcgtgtgtgtatatatattttatcatacatatatataataaagctattttaaaaaacaagaaaatgagtaACTCAAAATTCAGAAGAGTGGCTTCCCTGGGCGGGAGGGGCAAGAGGACGGGAGAGAGGAACACCACTAGGGAGATGGAAGTTATTGTCAACGTGTTCATATTTGGCTTGGGTCCAGAGGTGCCCATCGTATCATcagaatatacatacataaattaaaataatgatgacAGTGTGGTATGAACTGTGGATTACAATTAATCCCATTTCATGCAACTGAAGGCCAATTACAAGAACGCAGATCTGGAGTAAGAGTCCCTGGGTCCCAGCTCTATCTAACTCTGTGGCTTACACAGGTTTCTTCAAGGCTCCAGCCTGTTCGCACATCTTTAAGTTAGGATAGCATTCTACCTGCCTCATAGAGGTGTCGTGAAGCGTTATCAGCATCATGTATGCACGTGCCTGTAAATGCCAGCCATGGCCAACTTGTCAACACCCACCCCTGCCCGCACTTACACATGGAAATCCTGGTCGCCTGGCTGTCCTCGTGCAGGTGGGAGACTCGGCTTCTAAGCGGTGACAGAGGCACTGGCGGGTGAGAGGAGGGGAGTCAGCGAGACAGGACCAAGCCGGTACCTTGAAGGGGACATCGCTCAGGGGCACCCACCCGGGGAACCCGCCCTCTCACCGCTGCTGTGGCTTCTGCAGTGGTGCAGCATCCTCGCAGCTCTGGCCATCATTCTCTGCGGGCCAAGCAGGGACATGAGACCCGGTGTGAGGAACGGGACCCTGGTGTGGCCTGGGGGACAGCTGAAGTGCTCGTAGGAACTAGTGGCTGTAGGAGACGGGGTCCTGTCTGCTGTGCCCCAGCTCACCCAGAGACCCAGCAGGGACCAGGCGTTGGGAAGAACAGAGGTGAGGGAGGGCTTAGACGGGAGGGGGCTCTGGTTGAAGAGCGAGATAGTTGAGGCTGTCACCCCAGCACTCGCCAGCGGAGACCAGACCCTCACGAGGGCATGCAATGGAGTAATGgctattttaaaggaagaattcatatttatattattgAGAACAACTTTAGACCATCTCTCACCCCATCCCTGACCCCTTCCAAGGCCATCGTCATAGCCTGCAACCCATTCCAGTGTCAGGCACCCACTCTCCTCGGACTCACCATCTTCTCAAAGTTGATGAGATTCTCTACCAGTGTGTGATTTCCCTCATGGATGAAGGTCATGTCTGCAAAGAGATGGGCTTTGCTCATAGGCCCCCAAACTCCTTCCCCTTCCAGCAGCCAAGGAAAGGTGAGGGGCCAATAACAGGGAGGCTCGGGCCTGTCCATCCCCCACATGGCCCTCTTCCTCCCCACTAACCTCCTGGAGCGATTTCCTTGTATCTCTTAGGCCTCGTATCATCGGCCATCTAATGTCTGCATGTCTTAACTCTGCTTCTACCCTGTGAACTCCTAGTTCCTCTTTGTGTCCCCCAGGGCATCAGCACACTGGAATCACTCAGCAGGTCGGATGGACACACAGGGGCAGGAATGGATGGGATGAAGACAGGGAGGTGGATACTGGTCCTCTTACCTTTGAGAAGAAGGGGCATGAAggggatgaggggaggggagagcttGGTGAGGGCCAGACGGTACACACGGTGGTTCCATGAGGGGTCCTGAGAGggaagaagccacagtgagagaGGGAAGGTCCCATACACCATAACCCACCACGTGCCACAGCGCAACCAAATGCCCACTGTCCCAAGGAGAGGCTGTGCACCCCTCCCCTTGGAGCTCAGCTTCCTCTCGGCCCCAGATCTCACCAAGGCAGGCTCTGCGGAGGCGGGAGGGGGCCTGGAGCTGTGACTGCCAGTCTGCATGATGTGGCTTCCTGGCCTCTGATTAAACCCCAAGGACACGTCATGGCCATTATCACAGGGGCCCTGAGGTTTCATGGAAAACTCTCTTTTCTGTCcctgtttctccctctccctctctctagtGGGTAAATTCCTTTGAACCTCTTGAGCCCCAGGAGAATTTTTTCCTCAAGCGTCTTAGAGCCTTGCTGATGAAAGCACCCTGCACTAGCTCTCCCCTGAATACTGTCAAACCTTTCAAACCGGCCCCCCTAACAGTTCCTGGCAGTGGAGGGCTCAACTCCTCAATTCCTTCCTCATCTTTTGGCCTAGgctggcacatgggctccttgaGTCTCCTGAGGGGCCATTGACAGGCCCCAGAACACCATGGGAGCTGGGGTCAGGACTTGCTTCCTGAGCCCTGAGGCAGGTCAGCTGGAAACCGGCATCCCCCAGTGGTCCCCTGgcacctcagaccccagggccaGACACTGCCCTCATGCAGGACCTCATAGCCACAGCAAATGCcatccccccaacacacatactGAGGGATATAGCACACTATGCAGAGCCCCCCATCATGCTAAACACCTGTTCCTCAGCCAGCACCCCAAACTCACAGGCCAAAGGGAGCCAGGCCCTGACCCAGGGCTGGAAACCAGAGAAGTAGACAAGGACAGGCAGAGAGGCTGCAAGGGAGCCAAGAATCGGGGTTTCTGGAGGGAGGAGCCGGGGCCCGGCACTCACCAGCAGCCTCTCGAGAGCCGAGTAGAGCTTCCGGACTTTGTGGGGCAGCCTCTGtgaaggagaggcaggcggggctGTCACTGCTCTGGGGTGGGAGCACCATCCCCAAAAAGGACCCCCAGAACGGGCAGGGGCCTGACTCAGGACCGGGGTGGGAAGGCCCTGGCCTGCCTCGGCAGATGGAACCCACCTCCCAGGTCTGGGCCAGGCGGCTGATGGCCGAGTTGCTGAGGCCAAACATGATGGCAAAGAAGGAATTGAGATTCTTTTGCTCCTTGAGGCTGTGAACAGAAGACCAAGAGACCCTCAGCCACGTGCAAAGCCCCGCACCCATACAACAGGCGGCCTGGGGCCCAGCGCCAGGCCAGGCCAGCGCTGCCCCTGCGGGCACTGGGGCCGGACAGGGTGGGGaggcagaggctccaggggaccCAGGGAAGCATGGGGGTGGCAGATTTGGCAACTCCCTGACCATGGATCGGGCATTTAAGTAAAGGCAGCCTCAGGACTCCACCACCCAGCCCACCCAGCCCACAGGCACTCACTGGGCGGCCAGCTTGATGAACTTCCTGAGCAGCTGGGCCCGCAGGCCGGGCACAGGGCACAGACACAGCTCTGTGGCCACCCAGTACTGCAGCTCATTGAAGCGGCGCATGAAGCGCTCCAGGTTGGCGGTGGTGACGTCCcgcaggggctgggggcccagcaCGTAGTGGATCAGCTCCACCTGGGCGGGGGCAGCATGAGAGGTCAGCGCATGGCAGGTGGGGAGCCCACATCGCCGGCCCCCTCCCCTCCGCTCTGACCCTGCACCTGGTGGATGCTGTTGAAGAGGCTCCAGTCGTGGTCCGTCAGCTGGCCCGCCAGGTCCTTGGTGCTCACCAGGTCCAGCCCCTCTGCAGAGCCCACGGTGGGCCCCAGCTGCTCGGGGTGTGGGGTCTGCAGGTGGGAGAGTGCTCAGGGGGGCTGCTTGGGGAATCCGGGGGAAAGGTGCTGGGTGGGAGGAGCCTCTGTGCCCAGGGTCGGAGGAATgccagggagggcaggggctggaggggcaTCTGATGGAGGGGCTTCCCAAGGAGGCATGTCCCAGACAGCTCCCCAATGCTGGGACCCCTCCTTGTAGGGTGCCTGTTCTCTGGGGAACCCCTGATGGGGCAggtctccctcttcccccttgaGAGCTCCCAACcagttctcccctcccccaacctgggGACTTTCCCCATTGGCTGAGGCcaactccttcctcttcctccttaagGCCCAGCAGCAGCCAGAGCCAGCCCTCCCCGTCTTCTTCGTGTGACCCTCTCCTAGCACCCACTCCTACCACCCCCAAAACTCAgctcctccccaggccctggcGCCCCGCCTGTCCCTACCAGCTTGTGCACTTCCTGAGGGCTGACAACAAAGAGCCGCTCGTTGAGCCCCAGGGATGTGGCCACACCACGGGCATCTGGCTGCAGGCCAATGGCGTCTGCAAAGAGAGCAGAGGCTGTGCTGGGCGGGGACAGAGAGGGAGGCCAGCGAGCAACCGGAGGCAGGGTGGAGGCCCCGTTTAGGAGGCTGGAAGGTCTCTTCTCCCAGTAGCAGGGTTGGAGTCCTGGGCAGGTGTGCTAAATACACAGGTGCGCACGCCCACGCATCCACACACACAGGGCAGCACGGCCCAAGGACGATGAAAGGGGAGTCTCAGTGAGACAGGCTGACGCTGGGCAACGCTGGAGCCTcagtgagcctcagcttcctcctttgTCAAATGGAGGCACTAAGATTTGCCCTGACTACTCACAAGTCAAATGAAATCattgatataaatataaatagtggCTAtaaatatatgatacatatataggCCCTTTGAAAATAGGGAAATGCCCTGCAGAAATCTTTGTGCGGATTTTCATCAGCTCTTGTGGACTGAGACCGTGTTTTTAGTCATGTTTGAGCCTCCAGTCCCTAGACCATCAGCCTCCAAAGTAAGGTACGCAAGACCATCCGCGTGTCCAGGAAAAAACATTAGCTCTTtcactttattgatttttctcaccTGTTTTGCATTTCTATTTTGTGTGTTGTGTTATGATCACGTAACATTAGGGTAGGAATATATGTATGTGACTTACAAgcaaatatacacatattatgGAGTTTGTAATAAAATATTGATTACTGACATCGGTGTCAATCAAAAGGATCAGTGCTCTGAACAGAGCACAGGCACATAGGGTCTCAATAAACACTGGCTTAGGACAACTGCAACTTTCCAGGTAGCCACCAGAGGGCAGTGCTTCCCAGAGCAGCACATAGGCACAGGTGACCTCAtcctctctccccacttcctGAAGGAAGGAGGCTTTGCCAGCCTCCCTGCCATTCCTTGCCATTGTTCTCTGGATACCCAGCTGCCTACCCTGGGCTCCAGCTGTCAGACCTGGGCTGTGTCCTTCATGGACAACAGTGGGTTTTAATGTCCCAAGTTCTCCGAAGGCAGGTCTTAATAATCCTCATGTTGCCGTATTCCGAGCACCAACTTTATGCTGGGTCCCGTGCTAACAGCTTTAAACACAGTAGCTTATTTAATAGCCACAGCAGTCCGATGGGATAGGTACAGTTACAGCGCTCATTCGACAGACGAGGAAACCGAAGTTCACAGAGGTTAAACAACttacccaggatcacacagctagtaagcagtgGGGTCTGGGATTCCAGCTCAGATCTGGGAGTCCACAGTCTAGGCTCTTAACCATCAAGCTGCTCTGTCTTACCTGCCATGGTACCTCTACCTCCTAACACACTGCTGACCCACAGCTGACCCTCAAAGATGACTACAGACTAAATGAGCAACTACCCGAATTCAAAGGCTGTTGACGCTCTCACTGTGTGAACTTGGGAAAATCACTGAACCCCTTTGAGCTTAAGTTTCCTTGTCTGAAAATAGGATCAAAATACCTGTCTCATAAGATTGTTATTAGGATTACATAAATATGTAAGCATGATAATGATGTAGCAGTAGCTATGTAATAACAGATAATAATGTAGTGCTGACTATGGGTCAGACACCATTCTAAACACTTTTATAGATTAGCTCATTTATCCTCACAATTCCTCTATGAAGCAGGCACtcttttcatccccattttacagatgatgaaacagagcacagagagattaagcatCCTGCCCagggacagagaggagggagCCAAAGGGCAGAAGTCAAATGCAGGCAGCAGGTTCCAGAGTTCACGCTCTTCAGCACCACATGCAAAGCACTTTGAAGAGATGTAATAAACCTCCCAataaatgctaaccatcattaacatgataaagataataaagatgatGATAATCTTAATTCGGGGGATGGGCACGGCTCTGAGGGGGTCCCCTCCCTTGGGACCACCCTACCCAGAGACACAACTCACCGCCCGCAGAGTTCACCTTCACCAGCACCTGCCCCTTAGTCCAGCCGTCCTCCTGGGCCAGCGCCGCCATCACCTCTCTCACTGAGGCCGTCACAGGCAGCTGCAGGGTCAGCACCGAGTGGTCCGGCCGGCAGATGTCATAGGGGACTGGAGAGGAAGGCTGGCTgagctgtgggggggggggctgcttGGTCTCCCCACCCCAGGAGGGAGAGGGCAGCAACTGCAGCGGAGGGAGGGTCCCGAGGAGGCGGGCAAGGGTGCTACGGAGTAgcctgggtgggtgggaggcCCTGAGCCAAGGAGAGGGGGAGCCTGGAACAGAGACCCCAAGGAGCACGGCATGCCACCCTCGGCCAGGCGCCCCAAGGTCAAGGGTGATGACAGTAGGGTTCGAGCTATGCACTGACTGGCTCGGACAGACCACCAACCTTTGTCCCCGACTCGGATGGCACAGTTGCTGCTGGGGAGAGGTTCATCCTGGCTGGGGAGCCAAACAGGCATGTTCCGCGcctgagagggagagaaagtaaGGCCGGGAGGACACAGGAGAGCATGCTGGGACGGGGAGGGGCCTCTGTCACCAGGAGCAGGGGACCCGCGGGGCACGCACACCACCCTCGGGCTCTGCTTGTCCCATGAATCTGGGCCAGGTAAGGCGCTGGGGACTGAGGCTCCTGGAGGAGACAGAGCAAAGTCTGTGCCCCTCTACATGTGTGTTACCCCCTCTACCAGATGGGTCCAGAATTGCTCTAATACGAACACACCTCAGCTATTGATCTCGGTCTTTTCCTCCTTCAGCTACCATTTGCTATTTGCTACATGCCAGGCTAAGTACAGACATATTTTAAGTATCTAAATAGTCACAAAAGCCCTTGGAcaaaatattattatccccattttatagatgagatcagtgaggctcagagaggttaagtaacatacCCAAAGCAACACAGCTGCTAAGTGGCCCAGCTGGAATCCTAACCTGTCGCCTgcgccccacacacacacacaccgcgcTCTTGTCCACCAGCACTCAACTGTGTCAGCTGCCCTGTCACCCCACAACCCTTCCTCCATGGTCCCACCACAGTGGGCTGTTGGGGAGCCCCCGCTGTCCAGAGGCCTCCCTCACACAGCTCCTCTGCCCACCGACCACTCTTTCCAACTCTTGTACTGACTCTCTACCTGCTCTGAAGGTGGCAGATCAGGTTCGGACCTTGGTTCATGGTTCTTCCCTGGATTTCCAGATCTCTGCGCTCCCCTCCGAGCTCCTCCCAGCCTCACGCaccctcccactccaccccacccctgcagaTGGAAGACTCTAAAAACCATACCACTGAGCACTGAATTTTCTTCCAAGCCCTGGTCTCAAATGCCTCCTGGATCCTCCCGTGTCTGTGCTCCATCACCCCAAACTCAACACACCCCTCGGATCCCTCATCCCACTTCCCAGGCTACTCTTCGGCCATTCCCCTGGGCTCATGGCTCCTGCTGCCCACTCCCCGCTTCCCCACGGCATGTCATCTAGTTCTGGGGTCTCCgtgtgcccccctccccagcccaggccaaCCCCAGGGTCCACCAGCCCGTGTGTTGCCTCACTCATTATCTACTAAAACGGCATTCTCCGCCAGCCTCACCTCTCGggtgcctccctctctcccactcccaTCTGCCTGACCAGGGCCAGATTAAGCTTCCTATCACGGCTCCCAGGCCATCATTGTCTACTGGATAAAGCGCAGGTTCCTCAGCTGACCTATTCAGTATACAAATCTGACCTTGTCAATCCTTGGCTCAGACACCTTCAATGGCTCACACTGCTCTCGGGACAAAGGCCAGGCCCCTTTGGCCCGTGGCCCacggcggggggggtggggggggcggcctCACCTGCTCTGGCCCCTGCccgcctctcccctctcctccaggcTCCATTAGGAGGTGGGCTCCCTCCCCCCTCACACCCTCCTGCAGCctcttctccctccaccctcactcCCTGCTGCTCTCAGCCCCAGCGGTCACTTCTCCCTGACCCTGACCCGGAGTCAGCCCTCCCCTTCCTGTCTCCAGAGTCCCCTGTCTTTGCCTTTATACAGCATGAGATTGTTCTGCAGCCCCGTCCCTCGCTTCACTGCCAGCCCCTCAAGGCCAGGgtggctcccccagccccctaCCGCATCCTCGGCACCTAGCGCAGTGCCCGCCGGCCGTTCCCTGAGTGGCGACCACAGGCTGGGGAGACAGAGGTCAAGGCCCTTCACGCGGGCATTCTAGTGGGACATGACAGACACCAACAGACAATAAGCAAGtagacaaacaaagaaaacaattccactgGGATAATGCTTTGAGGAAAACCATAGAGGACACCTTGGAGGGGAGCCGGTGGGAGAGGGGCCAGCAGGTAAGGGCAGGAGACTGAGGAGGGGCTGAGCTTCACCTTTAGCCGAAAAGGAGCCTgcgaggaggaggggggagcaggATGAGGTGGGAGAAGCAGCTGGGCACTGCAGGCCCAGGTGAGGCATCTGGGTGTTATTCCCAATGAATGAGCCCCCCAGCCAGCCCCAACTTACCTTCCCAGCCCTTTCCACCCCATTCCTCAAATCTCGCGCCAGTCACGGCTCTTCCTCCTGTTTCCCCCCGCTAGCCCACTGCTGGGAATGGCACTGGGATCTCAGCCTGCCTTCCTCTGGGCTCCCTGCACTGGTCCCCAGGAACCCCTGGGCTTCCAAGGCTACCCCCAGGCACCACCCCTCACCTCTCAGGTGGGAACTGCTAACTGGCTCTAACTGTGAGCATGAATCACCTCCCAGATAGAATAAAAGCCCCTTGgcttggtggggggcggggggcgggggagcagTGACCTTAGACCTCTGTGTCTCCCTGCAGGGCCTGGCCCCAGCGCCACATGAAGCCCGAGCTCCATGAACACTTATCCCAGACCCATGGATGTGCCTGGGGCCGACAGGGGACGGGGGCTTCCCATGCAGAGCCCCTTGGGTAGGGGCCGAAGGAGGGGCCCGGTGGTCCCTGGAGGAGTGGGGACAGCTGGGGCCCCGCAGAAGCGAGAGGACCTCATTCGGGGCAGACACCTTCATCTGCGGAGATGCGTTCCCACAGCCATTTTCCAACCTGTGGAGCAAGAGAGAAGGGAGGTGAGACTGGCGGGCAGGGCCCACTGCAGGCAGGATGACATGGGGTCAAGAGCAGAGAGGACGACACGGGCTCTGGATTCTACCCGCCCTCACCAGAGGCTCAGAGGTTTGCAGATCTGGTGAGGATCAAAGATTTGGTGAGACAGGCAAGACTTGAAATCCAGCCCCTGGATCCTGTGATTTTCCCAGGTCagcaagggagggaaagagagctcAAGGGAGAAAGGGATGCGGTGTCAGGGCAGGCAGCCTGCACAGAAGCTCTCCCTGGACCTCAGCTGACCCCATGGGATGCCTGGGAGGGCGGGAAGGTCTGGGAGGGCGAGGTAAACGCTAGGAAATTGACCGGGCGGGCCGGCAGGAGCTGGCACCAAGGGTGCTTGGCACTAATTAGGAGGCAGTGAGCACAGCAGGTGTGCTGGGGCTAGAAGGATGACGCACAAATGACTGTGGGCTGCATGAGCATGGAGGAGCACGTGATGGGAGGGTGAGCGGCAAGGGGACTGGTAAGAACACTAATTGAAATGAGCAAGACTAGACAGGTGAGCACAGCGTGCCCTGAGCTGCACTCTTCAGGTGCAACGCGCGGTAGGTATTCTCCCAGCGTTACAGACAAGAGCTGAAGCcctagggggtgggggggtgagggtaATGGGCTCAGGGCGGCATAGCTACAGGGGTGCAGCCTGGATTTAAGAAGCCGCGTGTTTGACCCCAGAGGCGGTGCTCTCCATCCCCGCTGCGCTGCCCGTCCCGCAGGTGGCGAGTTAACTTGAGCCAAAGCATCACCTGTGGTGTCGCCGCCTCTCTGGCCACTGCTCCCGCAGCAGGTTGCTAAGCCGGGCATCCCTGCTCACCAGGTCTGACAGTTTCTGGGAGGAGCCAAGGTTCACTGAGATTCCATGTCCGCCCCGGCAGCCCGGTCCAGCCCTGCCTCACTCCCAGGTACCTGGAGGAAGCTGGTGGCCACAGTGTCGGTGTGGAGCACGGGGCCGTACAGGGCCACCCACTGGCTGACCAGCCGCAGGATCTGTTGTCTCTTGTTGCAGATGTAGGTGCTGCCCTCCTGCTCGCTGCCTCCCGCGGGCTCCGCGTGGAAAGTGGGCACCAGTCAAGGGAACCACAACATCCAACCAGACCACCCACCACACCTTGGGCAAGGGAGGGGCAGGATGCCCAGATCCCACGCACAAGCTGGGCCTGGCATGATGCTGGCACTTTGGAGGGTTCGGCACAGCCATGATACGAGGGattccttctccccactccacACACCATCCTCATCCCCTGGGGCTGGAAGGATATTGGTGCAGGAGGGCAGCGCAAAGCTGGGCAGTGGGCATGAAGACACTGTGGGTCAGGAGGAAGTCGCTGAGGAATGTCTCTGTAGggcagggacaggggacaggtgGGGGGCTTCAGCGGTCAGGTCTACTGAGCACAAGTATATGCACAGCTGGAGCATCCCTTTCCCCAATCCCACCATGGACAAGGGACCAGAGATGCCCAATCCCTGTCACTGCACTTCCCACCCAAGCCAAGAACACAGGAACGCAAACTTCCCGCCAACTGACCAAATGGACCAAACTAGCACCCGATGAGGTCAGACGGCAGGGTGCCTGGCCCTCTCCCATGCTGTGCTGACCACCCAATGAGTCAGAGAGCAGTCAGGGTGTCTCTTGCCCCTACCTGTTGGGTCATGAGCACTGGAATCAGGCCGCATGGCCTCCAACAGAAGCTCTAGGATCTTCTCCGGGGTGCCAGACATCACTATATACCTAGCAGAAGCAGCCAGTCCATAGCACTTATGCCACGACTCCCCTTCCCACAGCCGGGGCAGACATCAATAATCAATCATATCACTCCTCCCTATTTGCCAGCCCTCTCTCAccttggggtggaggggggaccAACTCAGGGGATGCCTCTTAGTCCCTGGAAGCCTCTCCACCCCCAGGTGGCCAGAGGGCAGGGGTATGACACGGGGAAGGGCGTAAAGCCTGGGAAATGGAAGGAGAGAAGGTGGGCAAGAGAGATGGTATGGAGAGGGAGCACGGTGGGTATGTTACCGGTTCCTGCCTGGGGTTGGGGGACGAGAAGGGCCAGTGCCCTGAGAGGTTCTCTCCAGCACCAACACCACTTTGCCATGTTCCTCCAGCCTCATGGTCTTTGCTTCCACATCCTGCAGAACAAGCCAACACCCAGTGCTCAACATACACCATGACTCCTTTCCCCACCCTAgagcttctccctctccctcccccattccaAACCCTGAACCCCACAAGGCT from Balaenoptera ricei isolate mBalRic1 chromosome 10, mBalRic1.hap2, whole genome shotgun sequence carries:
- the RAPGEF3 gene encoding rap guanine nucleotide exchange factor 3 isoform X5 codes for the protein MKVGWPGESRWQVGLAVEDSSVLGAPPVGGLPDVVPEGTLLSMVLRRMHRSRSCSYQLLLEHQRPSCIQGLRWTPLTNSEESLDFSVSLEQASTERVLRAGKQLHRHLLATCPNLIRDRKYHLRLHRQCCSGRELVDGILALGLGVHSRSQAVGICQVLLDEGALCHVKHDWAFQDRDTQFYRFPGSEPEPAGIHELEEELAEALALLSQRGPDALLTVALRKPPGQRTDEELDLIFEELLHIKAVAHLSNSVKRELAAVLLFEPHSKAGTVLFSQGDKGTSWYIIWKGSVNVVTHGKGLVTTLHEGDDFGQLALVNDAPRAATIILREDNCHFLRVDKQDFNRIIKDVEAKTMRLEEHGKVVLVLERTSQGTGPSRPPTPGRNRYIVMSGTPEKILELLLEAMRPDSSAHDPTETFLSDFLLTHSVFMPTAQLCAALLHHFHAEPAGGSEQEGSTYICNKRQQILRLVSQWVALYGPVLHTDTVATSFLQKLSDLVSRDARLSNLLREQWPERRRHHRLENGCGNASPQMKVSAPNENARVKGLDLCLPSLWSPLRERPAGTALGAEDAARNMPVWLPSQDEPLPSSNCAIRVGDKVPYDICRPDHSVLTLQLPVTASVREVMAALAQEDGWTKGQVLVKVNSAGDAIGLQPDARGVATSLGLNERLFVVSPQEVHKLTPHPEQLGPTVGSAEGLDLVSTKDLAGQLTDHDWSLFNSIHQVELIHYVLGPQPLRDVTTANLERFMRRFNELQYWVATELCLCPVPGLRAQLLRKFIKLAAHLKEQKNLNSFFAIMFGLSNSAISRLAQTWERLPHKVRKLYSALERLLDPSWNHRVYRLALTKLSPPLIPFMPLLLKDMTFIHEGNHTLVENLINFEKMRMMARAARMLHHCRSHSSVPLSPLRSRVSHLHEDSQATRISMCSEQSLSTRSPASTWAYVQQLKVIDNQRELSRLSRELEP
- the RAPGEF3 gene encoding rap guanine nucleotide exchange factor 3 isoform X3, with amino-acid sequence MKVGWPGESRWQVGLAVEDSSVLGAPPVGGLPDVVPEGTLLSMVLRRMHRSRSCSYQLLLEHQRPSCIQGLRWTPLTNSEESLDFSVSLEQASTERVLRAGKQLHRHLLATCPNLIRDRKYHLRLHRQCCSGRELVDGILALGLGVHSRSQAVGICQVLLDEGALCHVKHDWAFQDRDTQFYRFPGSEPEPAGIHELEEELAEALALLSQRGPDALLTVALRKPPGQRTDEELDLIFEELLHIKAVAHLSNSVKRELAAVLLFEPHSKAGTVLFSQGDKGTSWYIIWKGSVNVVTHGKGLVTTLHEGDDFGQLALVNDAPRAATIILREDNCHFLRVDKQDFNRIIKDVEAKTMRLEEHGKVVLVLERTSQGTGPSRPPTPGRNRYIVMSGTPEKILELLLEAMRPDSSAHDPTETFLSDFLLTHSVFMPTAQLCAALLHHFHAEPAGGSEQEGSTYICNKRQQILRLVSQWVALYGPVLHTDTVATSFLQKLSDLVSRDARLSNLLREQWPERRRHHRIQGLDFKSCLSHQIFDPHQICKPLSLWLENGCGNASPQMKVSAPNENARVKGLDLCLPSLWSPLRERPAGTALGAEDAARNMPVWLPSQDEPLPSSNCAIRVGDKVPYDICRPDHSVLTLQLPVTASVREVMAALAQEDGWTKGQVLVKVNSAGDAIGLQPDARGVATSLGLNERLFVVSPQEVHKLTPHPEQLGPTVGSAEGLDLVSTKDLAGQLTDHDWSLFNSIHQVELIHYVLGPQPLRDVTTANLERFMRRFNELQYWVATELCLCPVPGLRAQLLRKFIKLAAHLKEQKNLNSFFAIMFGLSNSAISRLAQTWERLPHKVRKLYSALERLLDPSWNHRVYRLALTKLSPPLIPFMPLLLKDMTFIHEGNHTLVENLINFEKMRMMARAARMLHHCRSHSSVPLSPLRSRVSHLHEDSQATRISMCSEQSLSTRSPASTWAYVQQLKVIDNQRELSRLSRELEP
- the RAPGEF3 gene encoding rap guanine nucleotide exchange factor 3 isoform X7; translated protein: MKVGWPGESRWQVGLAVEDSSVLGAPPVGGLPDVVPEGTLLSMVLRRMHRSRSCSYQLLLEHQRPSCIQGLRWTPLTNSEESLDFSVSLEQASTERVLRAGKQLHRHLLATCPNLIRDRKYHLRLHRQCCSGRELVDGILALGLGVHSRSQAVGICQVLLDEGALCHVKHDWAFQDRDTQFYRFPGSEPEPAGIHELEEELAEALALLSQRGPDALLTVALRKPPGQRTDEELDLIFEELLHIKAVAHLSNSVKRELAAVLLFEPHSKAGTVLFSQGDKGTSWYIIWKGSVNVVTHGKGLVTTLHEGDDFGQLALVNDAPRAATIILREDNCHFLRVDKQDFNRIIKDVEAKTMRLEEHGKVVLVLERTSQGTGPSRPPTPGRNRYIVMSGTPEKILELLLEAMRPDSSAHDPTETFLSDFLLTHSVFMPTAQLCAALLHHFHAEPAGGSEQEGSTYICNKRQQILRLVSQWVALYGPVLHTDTVATSFLQKLSDLVSRDARLSNLLREQWPERRRHHRLENGCGNASPQMKNARVKGLDLCLPSLWSPLRERPAGTALGAEDAARNMPVWLPSQDEPLPSSNCAIRVGDKVPYDICRPDHSVLTLQLPVTASVREVMAALAQEDGWTKGQVLVKVNSAGDAIGLQPDARGVATSLGLNERLFVVSPQEVHKLTPHPEQLGPTVGSAEGLDLVSTKDLAGQLTDHDWSLFNSIHQVELIHYVLGPQPLRDVTTANLERFMRRFNELQYWVATELCLCPVPGLRAQLLRKFIKLAAHLKEQKNLNSFFAIMFGLSNSAISRLAQTWERLPHKVRKLYSALERLLDPSWNHRVYRLALTKLSPPLIPFMPLLLKDMTFIHEGNHTLVENLINFEKMRMMARAARMLHHCRSHSSVPLSPLRSRVSHLHEDSQATRISMCSEQSLSTRSPASTWAYVQQLKVIDNQRELSRLSRELEP